The region GTACGGCtacaggaagaagaggtatGGGAAAGGGGAAGATGGATTAATGATAATCATGGCTTTAATGCTAAACGTTAAACGGAAAATAATGCACGGATTATGAAGCATATCTCGTTGGCCTCGTCTATGTGTATTACCATTTCTGATTGCCACTTCCGGAATAaatagattatatatatacatatccATGCTGAATGTTTCTGGGGCCCTCCATGGTCTGAACAGGattagagaaagaaaacgaaCCGAATTAAAGCCCTATATGCCTTAGTAAAGAAGGGTAAAAaaaaacgaaaaaaaaagaacatgACCTATAAACTCGAAGTATCTAACTCCTTTTGTGTGCCCGTCCCTATAGTATACAGATACAAATCATGAAAGGAAACTTAGTAGATTACCGCATATCCACGAAGAATAAGTATCTCAGCCGAATCTGTGCCACATCATAGACAATGTACTCGTTATACAACAAGTACCCCTGGTCCGTTTTATGGTCTGTAGTGCCGGAATCTGCGTCGGGGACCTGAATGCCCTTCAAATGCGGATGGATGCAGCCGGCATCTTTCCAGCCAGCGGGAATACTCCGGCCTTTTCCCAGAGTCGCGATTTTACCCTCTTTCTTCGCGTTCTCTCCAGCGTTATAGTCGGAGTCGTAAAGCTCATAGATGGGATCGCCGAGTTCAACATCACCAAGCAGGAGGAGAGCCTTGTGGTCACTGTTATGAGACCAGCAGTAGTTGGCGGATTTACTGGACATGTCGGCAAAGTATACGCCCTTTCCGAACATATAGCCGCTGACTGGGGCTTCGGGGGGTGCGATGCGGAGGCCTTGGCTAAGGATGCCACCGTAGTTGGTGCTGCGGGAACCATGCCAGAGGAGCCGGCGGTTGCTGTTTTTGAGGCCGGCATATGAAGATGATTTGAATCGATCGTGCTCTCCCTGTCGCTCTATACGGAAGATATCAATCACCTAGACGAATGTTATTATGACTTCTGAGCGACAGCAGGTCACAAAACTGACCTTGTATTTTACACCGTGAGTTGATCCACGGGTTCCTGAGAGGTATTTCTCAAGCTCTCTGAATTCCTCCGAGGCGTGGTCCACTGTGCTTTGTCAATTTCATCCGCATGCACTTGACCAGCACCGACTTACATGGTGTCATTTCTTGCATTCCAAGACCAGCATATTGGCTGTCAAGCGGGTTCGCGTCTTCCATCTTGCTTGCGTCCTTCAAGATACTGTTGGTGATTTCCATGTCCGTCAAAGTTTCCAGCAACTCAATCTCCCTCTTGATGTAGGCTTGGTTGTCCAGTACAGGTGGTCGATTTCGGCCGAAAACGTGCGGAATTGTCGTAAAGTAGCGATTGCTCAGCTGCTCCATAGCAGGACGCAATTGCATCCCATATTTAGACATCGCCATACTTGGTTTGGTTGCAAGCTCTGCCAGTTCCTTGAGCGTTTCGTAACCCGCCATCAGTGTTCTTTTGCTCAGCTTGCCAAGTGGCAGTTTATTGGCGTCATAAGACATTTGCGCCATGGTCTCGAGGAAGTACTTTTGGTTGAAAATAAAGCTGATCACGTTCTGGACAGGTGCTGGCAGCTTACTTGCAGGAATATTCGATGGCTGCTTTACCAGCTTGTTGTCAGATttctcgtcctcatcatcgctttCTTCGTAGTTGCGCTCGATAAACGTGTATTTGTTGTTCTTTGGGGAATTGAGGCGATCTTTCCATGCGAGGCCAGACTTGTCCTTGAACTTTTTCTCAAATTGTTTTTTTGCACTGTCAAGAGTACCGTCGCCCAGAAGCACAGACTGGCCACGCTCCCCAACTCTGCCCCAGCGAGTCCAGGTCTGGTATCTGGAGCCGTCCTTGGAGTTCAGGATTTGAATGAGGTAAAACTTGTTGTTATTGGCGGCTGACACTGTCAGGTTCAATGTGGCATCCCAGATAAGACCTGAATCATCAATGAACACTGTAGGGTCTGTTGCTTAGAGTCAGCTTCCGCACAGAATTTAGGCAACGGGCTGCTCACCTTGCCATGTATGCTCGTTGCTGTGATAGTACTCGTCGACCCTTACCCTTACCTTGGCCGCCTTCTCCGCGGTTATCATCTGGGCATCTTCCATTATTTGCTTAGGCTTTTTGTTTGATCTATCATCATCCGTATCCTGGACAGCTTTAGCgcttcgcttcttctctgaCTTAGCAGGATCTGCCTGGCTGTTTCGATTGCTGTGAGATGCTCCGAAACGGTAGGGCGCTTCTGAGACCGGTTTCTTCGCCTTGTCCGAGTCAAGCAACCAGTCGAGAGACACTATCTCACAACTCTGCAAGCCGCATGCATGTTTGTCTGATGTGACAGAACTTGTGAGTAAAGGTGTAGATAAGATTCGCTTGTTGACTCACACTTGGCTCCCTTCTTATCGGCCTCCTTCTGAGTGGCTATCAAATGGGTACAATCCGTACCGACAGAAGAAGTGAATGTAGCACCGTGTCTTTCTACAATAGCTTTCAAGTCGCCTGCGTAAGAATGGCGCGTCAGCTCACGAGTTGTACTCTTGAAGAACTCAATCAAAAATTGGACATCGCAGAAGTTCCGACCTTGTCTGTAGCCGGGGAAAGTGCCGCTCACAGCAATGACGAGTTTCTTGAATAATTTTGGGGGCATTGTGCCAGAGGACGTGCAATTGACGCTGCGATGAACGCCAACTAAGGAGAAAGGTCGAGGGGTAGTTGAAGGATAGATGTGTCGAGGCGTTTAATACGAGCCACTAAGCCAGCTGACTCGTGGCGACGCGGTTCTAGTCGATGAAGTAAACAAGAGCTTCAGCGAGTGAACAGGGTTATTGATTGATAACTATTATACGAGACTGGAAGATTGAAGCTTTAAAAGGATTGTAGGGTTGCAAAACCAGAAGAGCTTCATTGCCTGATGCTCCAGGCTGCCGCATGCTGCCTAGCAGGCATACCTAAGTAAACAGGCGCCAGAGTGTTCTACAACCCACCTACTCCAAACTTCAGCCCAGAATCATCATTACTAGTCCGGCCCGATCAAGGGCTAGGGTAACTCAATTGCTTTGAGTCGTGAATAATTCGGCAACTGAGTCTTCGATTTTTGGTTTCCTAGGCTCTAACATCGCCTCGCTGGCGGTGCCTATCGCAATCACAATCGAACACGACAAAGCTGTTTTTGTTCAAGATAAGAGCTAACTTACCCTAAGAACAAATTCATAGCTAATGAAGCGTACCTATTCGCTAGTCTGTCAACTTTTGACTCGAGGTTTTTGTGGAAATCGAAAGGAACCCCATAAGGTAGTAGGCCAACGAGTGAACAAACGCTGCACAACATCTTGATTGCAATCAATCAAACTCGGACTGGACCGGTCGTACATGGATATCGCCCCGTATTCTAGAACATCGACGTGAGCAATCGCAATTAAACCGAGTCGCCGGTCCCTGAATCTTGTTCCTGATGACCTCAATGGTGGGCCGCGACGGGAAATAGGCCGAAACTGCCATCCACTCGGGAGCCGGCTGCGAACCGCTTCAGAGCGAAGGATTCATTTGAATCTGGGATAAGCACCAGAGAACTGGTTTTACTGACATCATCGCGTTGTCATAAGTTTGGATTGAACCCAATTCTCTGTTTGCACACGGAGAATTCAGCCCGAAAGAGTTGGGGAGCTCAGACCCCTGTCGGTATTTGTTGAGCTAACGGTCGCGGAGCTCCTCCGTACAGAGAAAGAAGTATGAGCTGCAGCTATTCATTCCAGTTCGTATCGATACACCTTGGCACTCCTGGACTGGATGACTGAACTCGAAGACAGGACGGGCCGGCTCGGACCCACGCCTGAACAACGGTCGTTATCCTGTTTGTCCATGGATCGGTTCAAAAGGCAAGAGCACTCAAAGTACGGGAGGAGATGCGGAGTACTCCGTGCTCCTTATACGATCAGTCAGATGGGACGACATGCAGGGCAAGCGCCGGCGTAGTCTATGCGAGTAGCTGCCTCTAGAGACTCAGATGACCCATCACAGCGCCTCGCAGACCCGATTTGAGTGCAGCGCAGAGTGACCGAATGATTGGTAGGACAGCATAGACAGGGCGAGACAGGGCGCCTCCAGCTGATAATTGGGAGAAATTGGGATCCCCGTAATGGAGAAAGTCCGACGCAAGGACACGCTGCAGAGGGACGCTGTCAAACGAGTAGCAGGAACTCCATACTGGACACTTTGGAtgaatattattattattttgAAACATCGTTGGGCTCATCCAGGCGCGGAATTTGAGATCGCACTAGGCCGGATTGACGCTGttgattttcttttccccttttcAGCTTTCCCACTTTAACCCTCTCGCCCCGTCACCCTCACTCTTCTCCCCTCGCTCTTCTTTTCATCTCCCGGCTTGGACGATGGAGCCTTTTCTTCACCCTCTGGTAGGATTGTGATTTTGTTTGTTCATGGATTGAACTGAATCTCGCGCCGGTTCCGACTCTCGTTCATCTCCCTTTGCCCGGTAGCTAAGCTGGCCCCATTTTACACTCGTTAAAACAACACCGCGACAACACATACCACAGCGGCTTTTCTTAATTCTCAGCGATTCTCAGCGATTCTCATCCCGCTCCTTCCGGATCCTTATTTGTCAACAAATGTCCAACGCGCACTGTCTATACACCGGTCGTGGCAATGGTCACGGGAAATGGAGCTCTTCGATGCCCTCCTCAGGGTCCGATGGGCGGCCATGAGCTCTCCAGTCGTCGCAGAATCCCTAATCCTCCCCGCCTCGACCCTCTGAGAGCCCATCCTATCTACCCTCGACCTTCAACTGCAGACGGTCTTCGTCCCGCGCAATCCTATCACTATCCCTCcgttccagcttctccgcaatcCCCTCGGTCTCCGCGAAGATACCCTCCAcaccctcttcctcctcgagtCGATTCGGCCTCCCGCGCTGTTTCCCCCGTTCCTCGGTACCGGGCTGATGAAGGCCCATACAGACCAACCTACCATAGACCGCCGCCACATGCAAGATCCGTTACTCCGCACGATCGGCGAAGGCCGCCAGAGGCAGATTATGACCGAGTGACCCGTCAGACGACACCATCGAAACAGGCAGACGTGCCACTATCCATAACTACAACCAGGCTAGATAAAAAGCGGTCTAGGCCCCGATTAGCACAACCCCCTGGCTCTCACGGACTTGCTTTACCGCGCAGCCCTTACAGCAGTGATCCACACGGCGGAGATGCACTCCGGTCTAGCGTGAACTCTGCCAAGACATCGCGCTCCAGTATTGAGCATGCCAGCGGAACAGAGAGAAGTAGCGTTCTTACTAAAAGCAGCTCTATTACCGATCTATCTCCGGATACTCCGGATGGATTGTACGAAAAGGATGAGGGCATGAGTGTGGAAGACGCCATCTCCATGTATCTGGATGGATTTAGTGACGTGACGGAAGAGCCGGCGTCGCCAGATTTAGTCAATGACAACAAACTAAAGCCCTTGAACCCCTTACCACCAGCGGACCTTATCTTGGACGATGACAATCTGTCGACTTCCTCACACAACCTCGACCCTATACCTGATTATCCACCGCCACCAACAATCTCGCAATTGGGCACCCCGGATGATGTCTACTCCCGCAGGCACTACTTTGAACTGCATCCAGACGAGCAAGATCCTGAAGAGCACTCAGATGGGAACCCGCTAGACCCTCCAAATGGACCCCTAGCGACCCTTTTGGAACAAGCATCAGCAGCGGAATCTTCGCGCCTGAACCCGCATGGCCAGAACTCGCTGGACCGACGATTTTTAGGAGATGCGTCTTCGGATAAcgcagaagaggaggagtCTGAGGCTCCAGATGAATCCGCTAAAAAGTCTCTTGAGCCAACACCAACTGAAACTCCCCCTACCCCTCGGCTGGCCGAAACTAAAGTTATGCTTCCTGGTGTTGTGCCCCCGCCGCTGGCCATTGCTACCGATAGGAGAGACTGTTATGGCTTCCGAAAGACAACTCCGTACGTCACGTTAGAACAGTACGAGGCATGGAGTGCTTCATACGCCGACTTTGCGGCGAATCGAAGAGTGAAATGGGCCGAGTTGCTCCGTGAGCACGGAATATCCGCAAACCATCCGACAACGTTCCCTCCGAAATCACCCAAGATCAAGCGTTTCGTACGAAAAGGAATACCCCCTGAGCTTCGAGGCGCGGCGTGGTTTTGGTATGCTGGTGGTTACGAACATCTCAATCGGAACCCCGGTCTGTATGACCAGCTCGTCCGCCAAGCCATGGAATCACCAAGCAACGATGATAAGGAGCACATCGAACGGGATCTGCATCGGACGTTCCCAGACAATGTCCACTTCAAGCCGGAGCAAACAGGGCAACCTAACTTTGACGATGGCGCAGCGTCCGTGGTAGTCGAGACTGAGATGATCCGATCCTTGCGGAGGGTTCTTTATGCGTTTGCCATCCATAACCCCCAGATTGGATATACACAATCACTTAATTTCATCACTGGACTTTTTCTGCTCTTTCTGTCAGAGGAAAAGGCATTTTGGATGCTGCATATCGTTACATCTGTCTACCTCCCGAGCACCCACGAAATCAGCCTTGAGGGTGCAAATGTCGATCTTTGGATCCTTATGGTCCTTCTGAAAGAGTCGTTACCGAACGTGTACAACAAGATCGCAGATACAGGGACAAAAAGGAGCGCTCCGCTCTCTGTAAACTCAAGGCTGCCCGACATTACTCTCGGCATAACCAATTGGCTCATGTCCGTCTTTATCGGCACTTTACCACTCGAAACAACGTTGCGAGTCTGGGACGTGTTCTTCTACGAAGGCTCCAAAACCTTCTTTCGCGTCTCCATGGCGATCTTCAAAGCCTGCGAGAGGGAAATCATGGCTGTTTCGGACCCCATGGAGGTTTTCCAGGTCGTGCAGACCGTGCCCAAGAGACTTTTAGACGCCAATGCCCTTCTGGACGGGAGCTTCACCCGAAAAAACCGTGTTGGACAGGGTCGCATCGAAGAACTAAGAGCAGCGCGACGCGCAGCCGTCCGACAGGATAAATTGCGGCGGTCGCAAGCTCTGACAAAGGGCACGCTCCATGCAGCGACGGACGAATGGCCGACGCGATCTCGGACCCCGATCCCAGGCATTGACCGCACCTTTGCTGATTCCTGGCGCCAGATGAGGCACCATGCATTCCGGTGACGCACTTACAGTCCAAACCAACCTAATGCCGCCTACGATAATTTTTAATCTAGCTGCGCGATGTCGAAGCAGAATTTGTGGATAATTATAATGTCCCAGTCTTTCGTGTATATTCATTGATTCCCCCTGAGCAGAAAAGCGACCATCTACGGAGTACTGCAGAGTGGATTTGCGCTATGTACATAGACTAGTCAGTCCAATGAATTGGAATTTGGAAGTGTTTTAGTGCCGATCTTAGTCTTGTAAGGCTGAGCCGAGGGGAGGGTCTGAACCGAAATTGGAACCTTGGATCAGCGTTCTCCCACTGTAACTGTGCCTTTCCTGATTGAAGGTGGCATCACCATGACGACTGCTGCCTAACTCTGGCTCAAGTCGACCGCACAAAATTTTCTCCTGCCCCTGTTTCCATCCCATTCCTGCGCTGAACTCGATATATACTATGAGTGGACAGGCTGCCAGCTACTACAATCCCGGTCAAGGCCTCGAGCATGGCTACGGCCATGTTCCCCAGCCAGATCCTGGTTACCAGGCTCAGTACAACTCGTACAACTACAATGGCGATAATCGAcctccagagccaaagcatCCCCAGGAGCCTCCGCCGACCTACAACCAGGCCGTATATGGCTTCGACGATGTCTTTAAGGTCGAGAGGCCCAAGTTTCACGACATCTGGGCTGGTCTTTTGGTGCGTTCTCACCCTCTACTATCTGTTTGAACCCCAAGAACAGCTTCAATGCTAACTGATATCTGAACAGTTTATCGCCGTCTTCCTAGGCTACGTTGCCGTCTCTGGAGTCTCGCTCTACCACTACTCGAAGAACAAATCGTTCAACGGCGATGGAATTTACGACTCAGCCAACACCTTCTCCCTCGACACAAACACTTTGGTCCTATTTATCTTCGTCCTTTGTGTCGCGCTCGCCTTCTCATGGGGATATTTTCTGCTAGCGCGGCAATTCCCCAAATTCATTATTTGGGCCACGGGGATACTGAACATCGTTCTCGCACTCGCGACGGGGATATACTACATCGTGAGGAAACAGTACGGGGGAGGAATAGTATTCCTTGTCTTCGGCGTATTCGCGATAATTGCGTTTATCAGCTGGATTCCCCGTATTCCGTTTACGGCGTTTATGTTGAGGACGAGCATGGATG is a window of Aspergillus nidulans FGSC A4 chromosome VI DNA encoding:
- a CDS encoding protein prpA (transcript_id=CADANIAT00009945), with protein sequence MPPKLFKKLVIAVSGTFPGYRQGRNFCDVQFLIEFFKSTTRELTRHSYAGDLKAIVERHGATFTSSVGTDCTHLIATQKEADKKGAKLSLDWLLDSDKAKKPVSEAPYRFGASHSNRNSQADPAKSEKKRSAKAVQDTDDDRSNKKPKQIMEDAQMITAEKAAKVRVRVDEYYHSNEHTWQVFIDDSGLIWDATLNLTVSAANNNKFYLIQILNSKDGSRYQTWTRWGRVGERGQSVLLGDGTLDSAKKQFEKKFKDKSGLAWKDRLNSPKNNKYTFIERNYEESDDEDEKSDNKLVKQPSNIPASKLPAPVQNVISFIFNQKYFLETMAQMSYDANKLPLGKLSKRTLMAGYETLKELAELATKPSMAMSKYGMQLRPAMEQLSNRYFTTIPHVFGRNRPPVLDNQAYIKREIELLETLTDMEITNSILKDASKMEDANPLDSQYAGLGMQEMTPLDHASEEFRELEKYLSGTRGSTHGVKYKVIDIFRIERQGEHDRFKSSSYAGLKNSNRRLLWHGSRSTNYGGILSQGLRIAPPEAPVSGYMFGKGVYFADMSSKSANYCWSHNSDHKALLLLGDVELGDPIYELYDSDYNAGENAKKEGKIATLGKGRSIPAGWKDAGCIHPHLKGIQVPDADSGTTDHKTDQGYLLYNEYIVYDVAQIRLRYLFFVDMR
- a CDS encoding putative GTPase activating protein (Gyp3) (transcript_id=CADANIAT00009946), encoding MVTGNGALRCPPQGPMGGHELSSRRRIPNPPRLDPLRAHPIYPRPSTADGLRPAQSYHYPSVPASPQSPRSPRRYPPHPLPPRVDSASRAVSPVPRYRADEGPYRPTYHRPPPHARSVTPHDRRRPPEADYDRVTRQTTPSKQADVPLSITTTRLDKKRSRPRLAQPPGSHGLALPRSPYSSDPHGGDALRSSVNSAKTSRSSIEHASGTERSSVLTKSSSITDLSPDTPDGLYEKDEGMSVEDAISMYLDGFSDVTEEPASPDLVNDNKLKPLNPLPPADLILDDDNLSTSSHNLDPIPDYPPPPTISQLGTPDDVYSRRHYFELHPDEQDPEEHSDGNPLDPPNGPLATLLEQASAAESSRLNPHGQNSLDRRFLGDASSDNAEEEESEAPDESAKKSLEPTPTETPPTPRLAETKVMLPGVVPPPLAIATDRRDCYGFRKTTPYVTLEQYEAWSASYADFAANRRVKWAELLREHGISANHPTTFPPKSPKIKRFVRKGIPPELRGAAWFWYAGGYEHLNRNPGLYDQLVRQAMESPSNDDKEHIERDLHRTFPDNVHFKPEQTGQPNFDDGAASVVVETEMIRSLRRVLYAFAIHNPQIGYTQSLNFITGLFLLFLSEEKAFWMLHIVTSVYLPSTHEISLEGANVDLWILMVLLKESLPNVYNKIADTGTKRSAPLSVNSRLPDITLGITNWLMSVFIGTLPLETTLRVWDVFFYEGSKTFFRVSMAIFKACEREIMAVSDPMEVFQVVQTVPKRLLDANALLDGSFTRKNRVGQGRIEELRAARRAAVRQDKLRRSQALTKGTLHAATDEWPTRSRTPIPGIDRTFADSWRQMRHHAFR